One stretch of Equus przewalskii isolate Varuska chromosome 9, EquPr2, whole genome shotgun sequence DNA includes these proteins:
- the BCL2L12 gene encoding bcl-2-like protein 12: MAGSEELGLREDTLRVLAAFLRRGEAAGSLVPTPARSPAQEEPTDFLSRLRRCLPCSLGRGAVQPESPRPCSLPLHPCYGSEPGPATPDFYALVAQRLEQLVQEQLRSPPSPELQGPPPTEKEALLRRLVALLEEEAEVMNQKLASDPALRGKLARLSAGSFARLVELFSSREGAPCPARARPLSPCPGPPPPSPEPLARLALAMELSRRVAGLGGTLAGLSVEHVHSFAPWIQAHGGWEGILAVSPVDLNLPLD; the protein is encoded by the exons ATGGCAGGCTCGGAAGAGCTGGGGCTCCGGGAGGACACGCTGAGGGTCCTAGCTGCCTTCCTTAGGCGAGGTGAGGCTGCCGGGTCCCTCGTTCCAACCCCAGCCAG GAGCCCTGCCCAGGAGGAGCCAACAGACTTCTTGAGCCGCCTTCGAAGATGTCTTCCTTGCTCCCTGGGGCGAGGAGCAGTTCAGCCTGAATCCCCTCGGCCTTGCTCCTTGCCCCTCCACCCCTGCTATGGTTCAGAGCCTG GCCCAGCTACTCCAGACTTCTAtgccctggtggcccagcggCTGGAACAACTGGTCCAAGAGCAACTGAGATCCCCACCTAGCCCAG AGTTACAGGGTCCCCCGCCCACAGAAAAGGAAGCCCTGCTGCGGAGGCTGGTGGCcttgctggaggaggaggcagaagtcaTGAACCAGAAG CTGGCCTCGGACCCGGCCCTGCGCGGCAAGCTGGCCCGCCTCTCCGCCGGCTCCTTCGCCCGCCTGGTGGAGCTGTTCTCCAGCCGCGAGGGCGCCCCGTGCCCCGCCCGCGCACGCCCCTTGTCGCCGTGCCCCGGGCCCCCGCCGCCTTCCCCGGAGCCCCTGGCCCGCCTGGCCCTGGCGATGGAGCTGAGCCGCCGCGTGGCCGGCTTGGGGGGCACCCTGGCTGGACTCAGCGTGGAGCACGTGCACAGCTTCGCGCCCTGGATCCAGGCCCACGGGGGCTGG GAGGGCATCCTGGCCGTGTCACCCGTGGACTTGAACTTACCCCTGGACTGA
- the PRMT1 gene encoding protein arginine N-methyltransferase 1 isoform X2, whose translation MAAAEAANCIMEVSCGQAESSEKPNAEDMTSKDYYFDSYAHFGIHEEMLKDEVRTLTYRNSMFHNRHLFKDKVVLDVGSGTGILCMFAAKAGARKVIGIECSSISDYAVKIVKANKLDHVVTIIKGKVEEVELPVEKVDIIISEWMGYCLFYESMLNTVLYARDKWLAPDGLIFPDRATLYVTAIEDRQYKDYKIHWWENVYGFDMSCIKDVAIKEPLVDVVDPKQLVTNACLIKEVDIYTVKVEDLTFTSPFCLQVKRNDYVHALVAYFNIEFTRCHKRTGFSTSPESPYTHWKQTVFYMEDYLTVKTGEEIFGTIGMRPNAKNNRDLDFTIDLDFKGQLCELSCSTDYRMR comes from the exons ATGGCGGCAGCCGAGGCCGCGAACTGCATCATGGAG GTCTCCTGTGGCCAGGCAGAGAGCAGCGAGAAGCCCAATGCTGAGGACATGACGTCCAAAGATTACTACTTCGACTCCTATGCCCACTTCGGCATCCACGAG GAGATGCTGAAAGATGAGGTGCGCACCCTCACGTACCGAAACTCCATGTTTCACAACCGGCACCTCTTCAAGGACAAGGTGGTGCTGGACGTGGGCTCGGGCACCGGGATCCTTTGCATGTTCGCTGCCAAGGCCGGGGCCCGCAAGGTCATCGGG ATCGAGTGTTCCAGTATCTCTGATTATGCAGTGAAGATCGTCAAAGCCAACAAGTTAGACCACG TGGTGACCATCATCaaggggaaggtggaggaggtggagctCCCAGTGGAGAAGGTGGACATCATCATCAGCGAGTGGATGGGCTACTGCCTCTTCTACGAATCCATGCTCAACACCGTGCTCTACGCCCGAGACAAGTGGCTG GCACCCGACGGCCTCATCTTCCCAGACCGAGCCACGCTGTACGTGACGGCCATCGAGGACCGGCAGTATAAAGACTACAAGATCCACT GGTGGGAGAACGTGTACGGCTTCGACATGTCTTGCATCAAGGATGTGGCCATCAAGGAGCCCCTGGTGGACGTGGTGGACCCCAAGCAGCTGGTCACCAACGCCTGCCTCATCAAG GAGGTGGACATCTACACTGTCAAGGTGGAAGACCTGACCTTCACGTCCCCCTTCTGCCTGCAAGTGAAGCGGAACGACTACGTGCACGCGCTGGTGGCCTACTTCAACATCGAGTTCACCCGCTGCCACAAGAGGACCGGCTTCTCCACCA gccccgAGTCCCCGTACACGCACTGGAAGCAGACGGTGTTCTACATGGAGGATTATCTGACAGTGAAGACGGGCGAGGAGATATTCGGCACCATCGGCATGCGGCCCAACGCCAAGAACAAC CGCGACCTGGACTTCACCATCGACCTGGACTTCAAGGGCCAGCTGTGCGAGCTGTCCTGCTCCACCGACTACCGGATGCGCTGA
- the PRMT1 gene encoding protein arginine N-methyltransferase 1 isoform X6, translating to MAAAEAANCIMEVSCGQAESSEKPNAEDMTSKDYYFDSYAHFGIHEEMLKDEVRTLTYRNSMFHNRHLFKDKVVLDVGSGTGILCMFAAKAGARKVIGIECSSISDYAVKIVKANKLDHVVTIIKGKVEEVELPVEKVDIIISEWMGYCLFYESMLNTVLYARDKWLAPDGLIFPDRATLYVTAIEDRQYKDYKIHWWENVYGFDMSCIKDVAIKEPLVDVVDPKQLVTNACLIKEVDIYTVKVEDLTFTSPFCLQVKRNDYVHALVAYFNIEFTRCHKRTGFSTTRPGLHHRPGLQGPAVRAVLLHRLPDALRGALLPGPAGPARTQGLRHS from the exons ATGGCGGCAGCCGAGGCCGCGAACTGCATCATGGAG GTCTCCTGTGGCCAGGCAGAGAGCAGCGAGAAGCCCAATGCTGAGGACATGACGTCCAAAGATTACTACTTCGACTCCTATGCCCACTTCGGCATCCACGAG GAGATGCTGAAAGATGAGGTGCGCACCCTCACGTACCGAAACTCCATGTTTCACAACCGGCACCTCTTCAAGGACAAGGTGGTGCTGGACGTGGGCTCGGGCACCGGGATCCTTTGCATGTTCGCTGCCAAGGCCGGGGCCCGCAAGGTCATCGGG ATCGAGTGTTCCAGTATCTCTGATTATGCAGTGAAGATCGTCAAAGCCAACAAGTTAGACCACG TGGTGACCATCATCaaggggaaggtggaggaggtggagctCCCAGTGGAGAAGGTGGACATCATCATCAGCGAGTGGATGGGCTACTGCCTCTTCTACGAATCCATGCTCAACACCGTGCTCTACGCCCGAGACAAGTGGCTG GCACCCGACGGCCTCATCTTCCCAGACCGAGCCACGCTGTACGTGACGGCCATCGAGGACCGGCAGTATAAAGACTACAAGATCCACT GGTGGGAGAACGTGTACGGCTTCGACATGTCTTGCATCAAGGATGTGGCCATCAAGGAGCCCCTGGTGGACGTGGTGGACCCCAAGCAGCTGGTCACCAACGCCTGCCTCATCAAG GAGGTGGACATCTACACTGTCAAGGTGGAAGACCTGACCTTCACGTCCCCCTTCTGCCTGCAAGTGAAGCGGAACGACTACGTGCACGCGCTGGTGGCCTACTTCAACATCGAGTTCACCCGCTGCCACAAGAGGACCGGCTTCTCCACCA CGCGACCTGGACTTCACCATCGACCTGGACTTCAAGGGCCAGCTGTGCGAGCTGTCCTGCTCCACCGACTACCGGATGCGCTGAGGGGCGCGCTTCTCCCCGGGCCGGCCGGCCCTGCGCGCACCCAGGGGCTGCGGCATTCTTAG
- the PRMT1 gene encoding protein arginine N-methyltransferase 1 isoform X1, whose product MAAAEAANCIMEKFVATLANGMSLQPPLEEVSCGQAESSEKPNAEDMTSKDYYFDSYAHFGIHEEMLKDEVRTLTYRNSMFHNRHLFKDKVVLDVGSGTGILCMFAAKAGARKVIGIECSSISDYAVKIVKANKLDHVVTIIKGKVEEVELPVEKVDIIISEWMGYCLFYESMLNTVLYARDKWLAPDGLIFPDRATLYVTAIEDRQYKDYKIHWWENVYGFDMSCIKDVAIKEPLVDVVDPKQLVTNACLIKEVDIYTVKVEDLTFTSPFCLQVKRNDYVHALVAYFNIEFTRCHKRTGFSTSPESPYTHWKQTVFYMEDYLTVKTGEEIFGTIGMRPNAKNNRDLDFTIDLDFKGQLCELSCSTDYRMR is encoded by the exons ATGGCGGCAGCCGAGGCCGCGAACTGCATCATGGAG AAATTTGTAGCCACCTTGGCTAATGGGATGAGCCTGCAGCCGCCTCTTGAAGAA GTCTCCTGTGGCCAGGCAGAGAGCAGCGAGAAGCCCAATGCTGAGGACATGACGTCCAAAGATTACTACTTCGACTCCTATGCCCACTTCGGCATCCACGAG GAGATGCTGAAAGATGAGGTGCGCACCCTCACGTACCGAAACTCCATGTTTCACAACCGGCACCTCTTCAAGGACAAGGTGGTGCTGGACGTGGGCTCGGGCACCGGGATCCTTTGCATGTTCGCTGCCAAGGCCGGGGCCCGCAAGGTCATCGGG ATCGAGTGTTCCAGTATCTCTGATTATGCAGTGAAGATCGTCAAAGCCAACAAGTTAGACCACG TGGTGACCATCATCaaggggaaggtggaggaggtggagctCCCAGTGGAGAAGGTGGACATCATCATCAGCGAGTGGATGGGCTACTGCCTCTTCTACGAATCCATGCTCAACACCGTGCTCTACGCCCGAGACAAGTGGCTG GCACCCGACGGCCTCATCTTCCCAGACCGAGCCACGCTGTACGTGACGGCCATCGAGGACCGGCAGTATAAAGACTACAAGATCCACT GGTGGGAGAACGTGTACGGCTTCGACATGTCTTGCATCAAGGATGTGGCCATCAAGGAGCCCCTGGTGGACGTGGTGGACCCCAAGCAGCTGGTCACCAACGCCTGCCTCATCAAG GAGGTGGACATCTACACTGTCAAGGTGGAAGACCTGACCTTCACGTCCCCCTTCTGCCTGCAAGTGAAGCGGAACGACTACGTGCACGCGCTGGTGGCCTACTTCAACATCGAGTTCACCCGCTGCCACAAGAGGACCGGCTTCTCCACCA gccccgAGTCCCCGTACACGCACTGGAAGCAGACGGTGTTCTACATGGAGGATTATCTGACAGTGAAGACGGGCGAGGAGATATTCGGCACCATCGGCATGCGGCCCAACGCCAAGAACAAC CGCGACCTGGACTTCACCATCGACCTGGACTTCAAGGGCCAGCTGTGCGAGCTGTCCTGCTCCACCGACTACCGGATGCGCTGA
- the PRMT1 gene encoding protein arginine N-methyltransferase 1 isoform X3 translates to MAAAEAANCIMEKFVATLANGMSLQPPLEEVSCGQAESSEKPNAEDMTSKDYYFDSYAHFGIHEEMLKDEVRTLTYRNSMFHNRHLFKDKVVLDVGSGTGILCMFAAKAGARKVIGIECSSISDYAVKIVKANKLDHVVTIIKGKVEEVELPVEKVDIIISEWMGYCLFYESMLNTVLYARDKWLAPDGLIFPDRATLYVTAIEDRQYKDYKIHWWENVYGFDMSCIKDVAIKEPLVDVVDPKQLVTNACLIKEVDIYTVKVEDLTFTSPFCLQVKRNDYVHALVAYFNIEFTRCHKRTGFSTTRPGLHHRPGLQGPAVRAVLLHRLPDALRGALLPGPAGPARTQGLRHS, encoded by the exons ATGGCGGCAGCCGAGGCCGCGAACTGCATCATGGAG AAATTTGTAGCCACCTTGGCTAATGGGATGAGCCTGCAGCCGCCTCTTGAAGAA GTCTCCTGTGGCCAGGCAGAGAGCAGCGAGAAGCCCAATGCTGAGGACATGACGTCCAAAGATTACTACTTCGACTCCTATGCCCACTTCGGCATCCACGAG GAGATGCTGAAAGATGAGGTGCGCACCCTCACGTACCGAAACTCCATGTTTCACAACCGGCACCTCTTCAAGGACAAGGTGGTGCTGGACGTGGGCTCGGGCACCGGGATCCTTTGCATGTTCGCTGCCAAGGCCGGGGCCCGCAAGGTCATCGGG ATCGAGTGTTCCAGTATCTCTGATTATGCAGTGAAGATCGTCAAAGCCAACAAGTTAGACCACG TGGTGACCATCATCaaggggaaggtggaggaggtggagctCCCAGTGGAGAAGGTGGACATCATCATCAGCGAGTGGATGGGCTACTGCCTCTTCTACGAATCCATGCTCAACACCGTGCTCTACGCCCGAGACAAGTGGCTG GCACCCGACGGCCTCATCTTCCCAGACCGAGCCACGCTGTACGTGACGGCCATCGAGGACCGGCAGTATAAAGACTACAAGATCCACT GGTGGGAGAACGTGTACGGCTTCGACATGTCTTGCATCAAGGATGTGGCCATCAAGGAGCCCCTGGTGGACGTGGTGGACCCCAAGCAGCTGGTCACCAACGCCTGCCTCATCAAG GAGGTGGACATCTACACTGTCAAGGTGGAAGACCTGACCTTCACGTCCCCCTTCTGCCTGCAAGTGAAGCGGAACGACTACGTGCACGCGCTGGTGGCCTACTTCAACATCGAGTTCACCCGCTGCCACAAGAGGACCGGCTTCTCCACCA CGCGACCTGGACTTCACCATCGACCTGGACTTCAAGGGCCAGCTGTGCGAGCTGTCCTGCTCCACCGACTACCGGATGCGCTGAGGGGCGCGCTTCTCCCCGGGCCGGCCGGCCCTGCGCGCACCCAGGGGCTGCGGCATTCTTAG
- the PRMT1 gene encoding protein arginine N-methyltransferase 1 isoform X4, translating to MVGVAEVSCGQAESSEKPNAEDMTSKDYYFDSYAHFGIHEEMLKDEVRTLTYRNSMFHNRHLFKDKVVLDVGSGTGILCMFAAKAGARKVIGIECSSISDYAVKIVKANKLDHVVTIIKGKVEEVELPVEKVDIIISEWMGYCLFYESMLNTVLYARDKWLAPDGLIFPDRATLYVTAIEDRQYKDYKIHWWENVYGFDMSCIKDVAIKEPLVDVVDPKQLVTNACLIKEVDIYTVKVEDLTFTSPFCLQVKRNDYVHALVAYFNIEFTRCHKRTGFSTSPESPYTHWKQTVFYMEDYLTVKTGEEIFGTIGMRPNAKNNRDLDFTIDLDFKGQLCELSCSTDYRMR from the exons ATGGTAGGCGTGGCTGAG GTCTCCTGTGGCCAGGCAGAGAGCAGCGAGAAGCCCAATGCTGAGGACATGACGTCCAAAGATTACTACTTCGACTCCTATGCCCACTTCGGCATCCACGAG GAGATGCTGAAAGATGAGGTGCGCACCCTCACGTACCGAAACTCCATGTTTCACAACCGGCACCTCTTCAAGGACAAGGTGGTGCTGGACGTGGGCTCGGGCACCGGGATCCTTTGCATGTTCGCTGCCAAGGCCGGGGCCCGCAAGGTCATCGGG ATCGAGTGTTCCAGTATCTCTGATTATGCAGTGAAGATCGTCAAAGCCAACAAGTTAGACCACG TGGTGACCATCATCaaggggaaggtggaggaggtggagctCCCAGTGGAGAAGGTGGACATCATCATCAGCGAGTGGATGGGCTACTGCCTCTTCTACGAATCCATGCTCAACACCGTGCTCTACGCCCGAGACAAGTGGCTG GCACCCGACGGCCTCATCTTCCCAGACCGAGCCACGCTGTACGTGACGGCCATCGAGGACCGGCAGTATAAAGACTACAAGATCCACT GGTGGGAGAACGTGTACGGCTTCGACATGTCTTGCATCAAGGATGTGGCCATCAAGGAGCCCCTGGTGGACGTGGTGGACCCCAAGCAGCTGGTCACCAACGCCTGCCTCATCAAG GAGGTGGACATCTACACTGTCAAGGTGGAAGACCTGACCTTCACGTCCCCCTTCTGCCTGCAAGTGAAGCGGAACGACTACGTGCACGCGCTGGTGGCCTACTTCAACATCGAGTTCACCCGCTGCCACAAGAGGACCGGCTTCTCCACCA gccccgAGTCCCCGTACACGCACTGGAAGCAGACGGTGTTCTACATGGAGGATTATCTGACAGTGAAGACGGGCGAGGAGATATTCGGCACCATCGGCATGCGGCCCAACGCCAAGAACAAC CGCGACCTGGACTTCACCATCGACCTGGACTTCAAGGGCCAGCTGTGCGAGCTGTCCTGCTCCACCGACTACCGGATGCGCTGA
- the PRMT1 gene encoding protein arginine N-methyltransferase 1 isoform X5 has protein sequence MVSCGQAESSEKPNAEDMTSKDYYFDSYAHFGIHEEMLKDEVRTLTYRNSMFHNRHLFKDKVVLDVGSGTGILCMFAAKAGARKVIGIECSSISDYAVKIVKANKLDHVVTIIKGKVEEVELPVEKVDIIISEWMGYCLFYESMLNTVLYARDKWLAPDGLIFPDRATLYVTAIEDRQYKDYKIHWWENVYGFDMSCIKDVAIKEPLVDVVDPKQLVTNACLIKEVDIYTVKVEDLTFTSPFCLQVKRNDYVHALVAYFNIEFTRCHKRTGFSTSPESPYTHWKQTVFYMEDYLTVKTGEEIFGTIGMRPNAKNNRDLDFTIDLDFKGQLCELSCSTDYRMR, from the exons ATG GTCTCCTGTGGCCAGGCAGAGAGCAGCGAGAAGCCCAATGCTGAGGACATGACGTCCAAAGATTACTACTTCGACTCCTATGCCCACTTCGGCATCCACGAG GAGATGCTGAAAGATGAGGTGCGCACCCTCACGTACCGAAACTCCATGTTTCACAACCGGCACCTCTTCAAGGACAAGGTGGTGCTGGACGTGGGCTCGGGCACCGGGATCCTTTGCATGTTCGCTGCCAAGGCCGGGGCCCGCAAGGTCATCGGG ATCGAGTGTTCCAGTATCTCTGATTATGCAGTGAAGATCGTCAAAGCCAACAAGTTAGACCACG TGGTGACCATCATCaaggggaaggtggaggaggtggagctCCCAGTGGAGAAGGTGGACATCATCATCAGCGAGTGGATGGGCTACTGCCTCTTCTACGAATCCATGCTCAACACCGTGCTCTACGCCCGAGACAAGTGGCTG GCACCCGACGGCCTCATCTTCCCAGACCGAGCCACGCTGTACGTGACGGCCATCGAGGACCGGCAGTATAAAGACTACAAGATCCACT GGTGGGAGAACGTGTACGGCTTCGACATGTCTTGCATCAAGGATGTGGCCATCAAGGAGCCCCTGGTGGACGTGGTGGACCCCAAGCAGCTGGTCACCAACGCCTGCCTCATCAAG GAGGTGGACATCTACACTGTCAAGGTGGAAGACCTGACCTTCACGTCCCCCTTCTGCCTGCAAGTGAAGCGGAACGACTACGTGCACGCGCTGGTGGCCTACTTCAACATCGAGTTCACCCGCTGCCACAAGAGGACCGGCTTCTCCACCA gccccgAGTCCCCGTACACGCACTGGAAGCAGACGGTGTTCTACATGGAGGATTATCTGACAGTGAAGACGGGCGAGGAGATATTCGGCACCATCGGCATGCGGCCCAACGCCAAGAACAAC CGCGACCTGGACTTCACCATCGACCTGGACTTCAAGGGCCAGCTGTGCGAGCTGTCCTGCTCCACCGACTACCGGATGCGCTGA
- the ADM5 gene encoding putative adrenomedullin-5-like protein, with amino-acid sequence MAAHILLLCLLASSVLGDPDSAGRRPGPQAPQPRGRPCSLGTCQAHRLPDILHWLRSASTKEPSAKAGREPQDPRSYGRRRRRGASVPLRLQDPSLRQRSQRRAQLAA; translated from the exons aTGGCCGCCCACATCCTCCTGCTGTGTCTCCTCGCCTCCTCAGTCCTGGGGGACCCGGACTCCGCGGGCAG GCGGCCCGGGCCCCAGGCCCCCCAGCCCCGCGGGCGCCCCTGTTCCCTGGGCACGTGCCAGGCCCACCGCCTGCCAGACATCCTACACTGGCTGCGCTCCGCCTCCACCAAGGAGCCCTCGGCGAAGGCCGGCCGCGAGCCCCAGGACCCCCGCAGCTACGGGCgccggcggcggcgcggggccaGCGTCCCGCTGCGGCTCCAGGACCCCAGCCTGCGACAACGAAGCCAGCGCAGGGCCCAGCTCGCCGCGTGA